Genomic segment of Thamnophis elegans isolate rThaEle1 chromosome 17, rThaEle1.pri, whole genome shotgun sequence:
tacgtagctgcgcaggcgctcttaggtttttttcaggaatcagccagcgctgaagcgctgaaaaggaatgagaagggcggcgctggacacaggggggcggtgggccgctggtgacgtcagagtgccaccagcggtccagtaacatcccttgtgccagttagccctaatttgcatacagaaagaaactatggcccccggccgctgcagcgatcatggcccccgcccgctgcgcggcccggtgccaggtactccacggcccggcaccggtccgcggaccgggggttggggatcactggactagatgacctccaaggtcccttctgtcccTACAAACTCTGGTAATCTGTGTGTatgtattccttcctcctccaggaGACCCCGGCCGAGAGATCAGCGCCTTCAGCCAGGAGGGAATCCTCAACTATGACACTTTCCTCTTGAGTGCCGACGGCGAGACTCTCTACGTCGGAGGGAGGGATGCCATCCTCGCCCTCAATATCACCAGCTCCCCCATCAGTCTGAAGGGGAAGGTGAGTGGAGGCAAGGGAGAggggggatttggggagggggagaccaGGAGGGCATGCAAAGTGTGGGGGGAGACTCCCTCTTCTGCTCGGAGTCCGTTTCCTCTTTgcaagaggggagagaggagaggagattctGACCTAGTGGTTAAGTCACCAGACTTGATGccgggagattgggagttctagtcccatcttagtccTGCTGGGTGACCCCACTGGGCcagtcactaggagatggtgagttctagtcctgccttacggATGAGAGACGGTTGGATGACCTTGAGTTAGCCCCCcccctcagcccagcccacctcacagggagAAAATTGGAGGgaagagtattagatatgtttgccactgTGACTGGTTTATAAAAACAGTAAAGGCGGGGtccaaataaacaataaacattccttttttcctccttaatTACACCCCGGGAAGGCCACGGGTTCGAAGGCCAAATGGAAGCCTTCCAGGAGCTGCTGTTCTCACATCTGGATGGAGGAAGACAGTCCTCAACAGtcctattcattattcattaatgcagtggttcccaaacttggcaactttaagacttgtggacttcaactcccagaattctccagccagcagctggctggagaattctgggagttgaagtccacaagtcttaaagttgccaagtttgggaaccactgcattaattAAATGTATTGGCCACCACCCCTCTTGCCATGGGATGACTCCGGGCAGTGTTAAAATGCTTCGCCAAGTGGCAGATCCAGTGAGCCAGGAAAGGCCGGGGTTTCCCTgagtctccctcctcctccaggaGCCTTCACCCCAACGCTTCTGGGCTGgaaaaacccacctctggcttttctctcattctttcagAAACGGAAATGTGTCTTCTGCTTCCTTGGGGTTTTTCTCTGCCTCAAAGAGGAGCGGCTGAGGCTGGCTGACATCCTGTTGTGGAAAGTGGCTAAAAGGGCTGCCAAATATAACTTGGTAGAGAAAATTTACGTGCCCAGGAGATGCTTCAAAACgcgtggccttcaactcccagaatagctggctggggaattctgggaagtgaagtccagctgccttaGTGTTGCAGAGGCTGAGAAACAGGGGTGAATCAACGGGCTTCCtttctaaaaaaacaaaacaagaaagcttttaacagaataaaagaataacagagttggaagggaccttggaggtcatctagtccaaccccctgctcaagcaggagactctatacccgtgatggcgaacctgtgacatgcctgccacaggtggcacacagagccatatctgagATGTTTCAGCTCCAGGGCGCATCTGCgggccggccagctgattttcgcccTCGATTTTCACCCTTGATTTTctgctgtttttcgccctcccgaaGCTTCCCctaagcctccggagggaggaaAACTGCCCGAAaaaccattcccgaacttccggtttgcatgttggaatgtttttcgccctccccagactcctagaaagaccctggaacctggggagggtgaaaaacggacctatcaagccagtgatgggtttcagaaatttttggaacctactctgtgggtgtggccttctttgtgggagtggcttgccggccatgtgttttctttctcccccccccgtctctctttccttccttttgtctctctgtcccttttttcttttttctttcatctctcactctttttctttcctcttccttccttccttccttccttccttccttcctttctctttctctctctctctgtgtcagtctgcctgcctgcctgcctgcctgcgtgtgtgtgtgtgtgtgtgtgtgtgtgtggcagtggtgggtttcaaaaaaaattttggaacctcttctgtaggtgtggcctgcttttcgggtccaccggtggaacctcttcgaaccggttcggtagatttgacgaactggttctaccgaataggtgcaaacgggtaggaacccacctctgtatcaggcccaccggaagtcagaaaatggtccgtttccagcctctggagggtctccggggggggggggggcaggggaggcggttttctccctccccaggctccaagaaagccatgcgtgcatgtgctgggcagtgggggggggcatggaaTGGAggtgggcattaaattatggaggTGGGCCCGTGAGTGCGCACCACCCCCGTGTTTTTGGCACtgaaaaagattcgccatcactggtctccACCATTCCGGACAattggatgtccaatctcttcttgaaaacctccgaaTCTTTTGGGGAGATCGGGTATGAGGGAGCTGGGCGGACTCCCCATTCTGCATTTCTTTTCCGGACAGTTTTTCTCTGGAAAACCGCCCCATTTTTCCTGCAGCAGgttgaagggaaaggaagatctCTGCTGTCTTCCACGTCGTGTCCCCAAAGCATCCTCCCTGAAGAAAAGGGGGCATGGGATGCATTCCGGACCCTCCCTACACTTCCCGGAGACTTAAAAGGACTAGAAGAagacttttcccttcttttcaagCAGCGGGttagactggaagacctccaaggtcccttcccgctcTGCTGCCCCATTAAAGGCTTTCAAGCCTTGCAAGATTCTGCCAGTGTCACCTGAAATGAAGCTGGAGCTATTGTCCATTATTGTTCCCCCAAGCTCCCCAAGTCTGCCCTTCACCCCCTCTTATCCAGCACCCTCCGAGACCAAGCtcttgtctttatttatttagcgcaCGGGGCAGATCAGACGCGGGGTTGCAAGATAGATTCCCATTTCGGCTGGATCGGGGCTGTGAAACTGAGtttcttcaagggctggatcAGAATCGGCGTTCTCCTCTGCGGTCTGGTGTCGGGGTTGGAGACAGGATGGACTCCTCCTGCACCCCTCTGCCGGCCAAACACGGGTCACatggaagccccctccccccggcccattttcagcctccaacaGCACtctgcgggccttgagttggagacccctggccgaGATTAAAACAAAACACGTAATAAAATACGAATGTTAAAAGCTACGTTCCGATACCAAACGCCTGGGCCATCTAACCATGGAAGTGCAGCCTTCTTTATACAGCTACTGtcaaaggcagtgtttctcagccttggtgactttaagtcctgtggacttcaactcccagaatcccccagccagctgtgctggctgggggattctgggagtttaagtccacaggacttaaagtctccaaggttgagaaacactggactctaagccctcaactctctcataATGATGTTGCTTGCTGATGAGGAAGTCGAAGGCTGCCAGATTTTACATTctgcttccttccccttttctcacGTTCTGCTTCTtcacctcttcctcccttccccagaTCCCCTGGAGCCCCAGCCCGAGCAAAAGGAGGGAGTGCGTCTTCAAGAAGAAAAGCAACGAGGTGAGGAGAGGCGCGCCTCCACCTGGCTCCTGAAATAAAAACCcatgtcaactctctgtgttgaccCTCCATGCCGAGCATTCGGAGGAGCCATATCTCAGGTTACAGCagctgggttgagatgaatgaGACTATTGGGTAATGTGATTTATGGCACAGActgaagggaggagaggaaagttcagaagcagataaagaaagcaaaaacagaTGGCTCTCTGTAAAGTACCCTAATTATGCCTGCTTCAtcggaggagccgaggtggcgcagtggttagggtgcagtactgcaggccacttcagctgactgttatctgcagttcggctgttcaaatctcactggctcagttgactcagccttccatccttccgaggtgggtgaaatgaggacccagactgtgggggcgatatgctgactctgtaaaccgcttagagagggctgaaagccctatgaagcggtatataagtctaactgctattactattgctattcataATAAGCGACCCAACgttgtaatacaaaaagcagtgatttattaacagcttcatgaGGCATTTTTTTATTAGGCAGTTCTTATTCAGAGCcatctttttttgctttctttatccgcttctgaactttgcccatgttcctttcctcccttcagtctgtgtcataaatcacattacccaATAGTCtcattcatctcaacccagctactcTGACAGCCCGTTTATTTGGGTTCCTCTGGGAGATTGACTTGTACACTTTTAAGCACCGGTAGACCTCAAGTTACGACCCTGCccatgtatacccctccctccctcccccctcccccccaacccccctcctcctcccccccccgacttcccagaatccgtacacggtatggatttttaacaaacatagtctaaaatctattgagaaaaaagaaataaagaaattaatgacatctctacattgatcttagcttcttcttgctgagctaactttaaacaatttaaatcatttctgatcttaagcataggctaactggaatttcttggtcccgtatttattttgtatataatcaatccatttctgCGGTTcttaagtaacatggttgttaagtgaatctccctggtctttgcctgtcagaaagtctcaaaaagtgaccccgggacactgcaaccgtcataactatgagtcaatagccaagtgtccgaattttgatcccatgaccaaggggatgcgaAAATGGTTTTATTGTCACAAACGGTCCTGTCTCTTTTAAGTGTTGTTGCAATTTCAAACAGTCcctaaaagaatggttgtaactTGGGGATTACCtttattttacgacctttttacagcagtcgttaagcgaatgtGACATCTGTAGGTTCAAAATATGGTTGTGTAAATGAACTTGTTGCTTTCGATTGTTGGCTGTGCCTGCAAGTGCCAATCTGCAGCTAAAGGGTGATAAAACGGGGCCATAAGATGGATGGAGGGATTGGGGGGGCGGGCGGCCATCAGAATTTGAGATCTGGGTAGTAAATCCCCTTTTTAAGGtgggttgtaactttgaacaatggcTGAGCAACCAGCTGCAAATTGAGGACTGGTTGTTGACTGGTTTGCAAACCTCCCCCCTCCTCAATGAAGCCCTTAACGtagcaccccacccctcccctgaaTTGCTGTCTtaggaaattggggggggggtttcagggCCACCCAGAGATGCTTAGAAAGAGGCTTTGCGGCTGCAGACAGCCAAGAAAACGGTTCAACCAATAAAGGGAAGATAAATTCAGGAAATGGTCAAACTGAGAAGTAAAATGCCAGATCTGATTCCCCCCCCAAATTTCCACCCTCCGGAGCTCAGTTCTGCTTCTTAAGCAACGTttcttgtctctgtgtgtgtgtgtgtgtgggtgggtgggtgctgagCAAAATTGAACTGGGaagtgacacccacccacccctccctcttctccttccccagaCGGAATGCTTCAACTTCATCCGGATCCTGGTTCAGCTGAACGAGACCCACCTCTACACCTGTGGCACCTGTGCCTTCAGCCCCACCTGTGCCTTCATCGTGAGTCTCCGGGGAGCAGCCGAATGGCTCTTGCAGAGGGGGGGGGTCCCCTTATACTCACAAAGCCCTTTACTACTCTCATTATCCTCCCCTCCTATAAATACATAGCGGCTCCTGAGTGGAAGGCCGGGGGGGGGCTGTTTCCGAGGAGCAGGCTCCTCTCTCTTACCCCCAATGGGAGACCCCTGAAGTGcaaaacaaaggggggggggaatcaggtgATGGTTCTGTTGCTTGGCCTCGCATTCCTTCCGGTATTACTAATTATGAGCAGAAATTCGTTGCATTCCTTGGCAGAGAGCGAGCCTTGAACACAGGGTTAGATCCGTGCCAGGAATGCGCACTTCTGCAGCATGCTTCTggccttttatttatttccctttattaGATTTtgatcctgcctttattattttgtaaattaCTCGAGGCAGCAAGCATAGctcatattccttcctcctcctcctgtttccccCCACCACAAACACCCTGCGAGGTGGATAGGACTGTGCGAGAGActagccccaaatcacccagctttcatgtctaaagcgggactagaactcgccgGTGCCTGGTTTCTGGGCCAGCGTCTTCGCCTCTAGAGTCAAGTGGCATGCCAAGGGGTTTCGTGGCAGGATGGAGGCGTGGGAGAGCCCAGTTCAATTGACGCCCATGGATTCCACAGCTTCCTTTGTCTCCCCCTCGGGGTGGCAATGGGGTAGCAGCCTCTGGAGGCCCAGTGGAAGGAGTTTGGGGTTGTTGGGGAGCTCCGGTTTTGCACCCGGGGCCGAGCAATTCTCCGCAGAGACTTCCctgctcttccctccctctcagccTCGGTCCCCGGATTCATCATTTCagtcaattgggggggggatgtcctTAGAGCAGATCGCCATCAGATCCAGGGGCTTGAAGGGATCCCTGAAGCAATCAGGAGATCCGAGTTTCAAGAGGGTCCCAGGGTGTGATTTCGAGGGCCTCCCCTCcttcgcccccccctcccctcatctTTAGGCTGTCTTGCAAGTtaattctgaaaaaagaaaatataacaaattaaaatacaggCACTCCTGTATTATAACTTGGAACGGTCGCTCAATGGGGGCTCTCTCTGTAAGCGTGGGGTGAGGAGGGGGCCTGTGGGAGGCAGGGAGGGTCCTTTGGGGGAGATCtcccttcatctcctcctcctttcttttcttgccaGGACGTGGAGAATTTCACTCTGGTGACCGATGCCAAGGGGGAACCCCTCCTGCAGGAAGGCAAGGGGCTCTGCCCCTTCGACCCCCGGCACCAGAACACGGCCCTCATTGTGGGTGAGCAGAGCtgggcaccgggggggggggaagggagggtgggCGTGCCCTGGGGGGGATCGTCACTTTAcagaaaagaggttgagactttggaaaaagttcagagaagagcaactaagaggatcaaaggcctggagattaaaccaTAAACCGGCTGCAGGATTTTGGTCTGGctggtttaaagaaaagaaggattaggggggacacgatagcagccttccagtatttgaggggctgccaccaagaagaaggggtcaaattattctccaaagccccagagggcagttcgagaaacaatggatggaaactcatcaaggagggaagcgaccgggaattaaggagaaacttcctaacagtgaggacaattaaccagtggaacagcttgccaccagaaatgataccatcaagatcacgtgaggtcctaataccactctataaagccttagtaaggccacacctggaatcctgcaccaGTTTCAGTCACCGCGcgacaaaaaagaggttgagactttggaaaaagttcagagaagagcaactaagacattTTAAGTGTATAAACATTTTAagtgtataaacaattcagtgtctaggacagtgtttctcaaccttgtcaacttgaagatgtctggactacATTTTAagtgtataaacaattcagtgtctaggacagtgtttctcaaccttgtcaacttgaagatgtctggactacATTTTAagtgtataaacaattcagtgtctaggacagtgtttctcaaccttgtcaacttgaagatgtccggactacaactcccagaattccccagccagcattcgctggctggggaattctggaagttgaagtccggacatcttcaagttgccaaggttgagaaacactgaactaagaggatcaaaggcctggagattaaaccatatgaagaacggagGCAGGATTTCAATTTGggccagtttagagaaaagaaggactaagggggggacatgatagcagtctcccagtacttgaggggcggccacgaagaagaaggggtcaacttattctccaaagcaccagaaggcaggacaaggaacaatggatggaaactaatcaaggagagaagcaggagaaggaattaaggagaaacttcctaacagtgaggagaagtaaccagaagtggtgggtgctccatcactggaggtttttaagaagagcccagccctagacagccacttgtctgaaatggtagagggtctcctgcttgagcagggggctggactagaaggcctccaaggtcccttccagctctgttctgattcccACTACTTACACCTAGAAAAGAGATCAGATTAGGCTGGTTTTTAAGAAGGGTGCATCCTTTCAAACAGCATCCCTTGCCACCCCCCCTTGCCCCGCATCGGTCCTTCACGCCTCAGATCCCAGGGCTGCAGTGCTGGGGAATCTGGGTTGTGTAGTCCAGCCCAGTAGAATGGGGAGgctctcatttcattttttttaaaaaaaaaatttctatttttacatttttcttttaacatatgtaaacatttaataaacagTGTAGCCTCTGTGTCATTTTACATATACATAATAATAGTGATGGTAATATCTTTTGCTTGTGTATAATTGTAttcttccaatttccaatttctatttttattaccCAGCCTTTGGTAAATTACCTTTAATTTAAATTGCCTATACATTTCCGCACAGTCTCAATATTTTTTCGATTATATTTTCGTCTgagtttcctcatttttccaatattgagcAAATACAGTTCTCGCTGGCCGTCAAAACATGCATTATTAAAATGTATGTGTTAAATTccctttattacatttttttctggcaaaatactttgcaaaaaatatttctggctttaaatctatatgtttctttatcattttctctagcggcagtgtttctcaaccttggcaacttgaagatgtccggacttcaactcccagaattgagaaacactgctctagccatatatgtatttttgtccaattttgGGGGACTTTGGCCAAATCAACCACATgatagtatgagccaggtatctggctGTCATTCCAGCCTTGTCTTCGCCTGGCCTCTTCTGTGGTTGAGCATTGCCTTGCAAGGTtctcttttgggggaggggggagccccaATCTCAGGTTTCTGGACCAGACAGAACCCCTATTATAAGCCTCAGCAGTTATTATTTTGACTTCATTTCTTAcgacaatacaataatacaatacaatacaatagcagagttggaagggaccttggaggtcttctagtccaaccccctgcctgggcaggaaacctcataccgtttcagacaaatggctatccagcatcttcttaaagacttccagtgttggggcgtttacaacttctggaggcaacttctgttccactgattaattgttctcactgtcaggaaattcgtccttagttttaagttgcttctctccttgattagtttccatccattgcttcttgtcctgcccttggagaatagcttgacttcctcttctttggggcagcccctgagatattggaagactgctatcctgtctcccctagtccttcttttcattaaactagacatatccagttcctgcaactgttcatcatatgttttagcttaaTCCCTTGTTGGAAGAGTTTCTTCTATcagttccttttgttttttcttacagttatttataattctttattgtccgTTTAATAGGCTTCTACGTACTCTTTCGCTCAGTCACCTAGCAATGGGTTTCATTTGCAAGTTTttgccattattttatttattcatttactaaATTTATATGCCCCGCCGCCTCTGAGCGGCCCTGGGGAGTTTATCCTTTGCAAAACAGGCTTCTGTTCTCGAAAGACTTTTGCCCTGCTTCCATTCAGAGGGACGTTTTGCAGTGATGAAAAGCAGGCGAGAGGTTTGCAGGGACCCCCAACTCATGttctgcttccccccaccccttccctccctccccccaggtgGAGAGCTGTATACAGGCACCATGAATAACTTCCAGGGGAACGAGCCGGTCATCTCTCGAACTTTGGGCAGCCGGACCATTTTGAAGACGGACAGCTTTCTTTCCTGGCTGCATGGTgagggcagcgggggggggggggagggatggggggATGGGCAGAGGGGGAAGGGTCTTAGCCCCTCCCATGCTTGCCTCCATCCTTTGGAGACTGGCTGTTGTCTTGGCAACCAAGGCCTGGTGGGTACAAGGAGAAATCCATCTCCTAAGCAACGGATGCTCCTGTTGGGGGCCCAAGGAcccctctttgtgtgtgtgtgtgtgtgtgtagattctcaatcatccaagtcatggttgtcccaaagctgctttttccaaaaggcaactggactttcttggtttttcattTTCCTTGGAAAGATTTCACCTCttatctgagaagcttcttcagttttgaagaattggaaaaaaaattaaaaaaggaaaaccaagaaaatccagttgccttttggaaaaagcacctttgtgtgtgtgtgtgtgagagagagagagagagagagggagggagggagggagggagagagaaacctgGGGAGGGGGATTAAACCCCAcccagggagaggagagagaggtgcACTTTATTCTCCAGGGTTTCTCCCATGTGAGCGTAGACAAAATAATAATCAGGTCCCTGTTGTGTCCATCTCATCCGTACCCTCTGCACACAGAGAAGTGGGGTGGttgtttattgggggggggggcttcagttGAAAGGCAAGGCTGGAGAAAAATGAGGATAATGCTATTTTTGATCTTTGTGGAAGTGGGACAGTTTGAATCACTGAATGAATATTTCATTAACGGGGAGGACGgggtagggaaggaagggagggagggagggagagagagaggatggaggaTACTTGACTCCCTGTTTCTGGCATAGACGATGCTGCCTTCGTGGCCTCCTTCAACGTCCCGGGGCCTCCGGGTGAGGAGAAGATCTATTTCTTCTTTGAAGAGACGGCAAAGGAGTTTGATTTCATGGAGAAGCTGACCGTCTCCCGGGTCGCCCGAGTCTGCAAGGTGAGGGGCTCGCCCTGTCCCCCGTTGGAGCCCAGGCTCAGCTGGATGTCTCTGCCGAGGAGGCTGAGGCTGAAGGTTTGAGAGGCACCATCTGGGGAAGCAAAAGCACCTTTAGGTCAAACACGGCAGCCGGGGGGagttctggtagttgaagtcttCCCGTTTTTCACCTGGCCAAGGCTGAGGAAGAGCGTCCATCCTGCGGACTTCGCCCCGGCCTTAAAACCATCGTCTCTTCGGCTCAAACGCCTCTTCCGTTGGCCGAAGATGGCGGCCTCTGGAAAGGGCTAAGAGGAGACCAGGGCTCCCACCAGACCTGGAGCCCCAAACCGCCCATTTTCTTATTCCTGCCGTGGAGCATGGGCCCCATTCCTGAGTGGGTCTTTCCCGCCCGCCTCTCTCTCCGCAGAACGACGTCGGGGGCGACAAGGTCCTGCAGAAGAAATGGACCACCTTCCTCAAAGCTCAGCTCTCTTGCAGCCAGGCGGGGTTCTTTCCACACACCGTCCTCAAGCACGTCTTCGCTCTCCCGCAGCCGAGGGGCGGCTTCCTCTTTTATGGGATCTTCGCTTCTCAGTGGTAAAAGGGGGGGGGCGCTTTTCACAGAGTGCGGGGGAGGATAAAGCAGGGGCCGGTGGGGTCTTCAACCGGGGCAACTTTATGAGGAGTTCCAGGAGCCGTCAATTGCTTGGAGAAGTGCATCTGACGTGTCCATTCCCCGCAGGCAGAACGGGAACTCCGGCAGCTCAGCTGTCTGTGCCTTCAGCCTGGACGCCATCCAGAAGGCCTTCGACGGGAAGTACAAGGAGCTGAACAAGGACTGCTCCCGGTGGACGACCTACAGTGGCCCCGCCATGGACCCCCGGCCTGGCAGCGTgagtgccccccctcccccctcggcAACGCTGCTGGCAAAGGCAGGCGCAGCAAAGGTTGGGAGCAACATTTTGGACCGTCCCTGCCGGGGAGGAACGGGGCGGATGGGATGACCCGGTCCAAAATGGAGGTCTGGGTCTCAGCTCCTGATGATCTTTCCCTTCAGTGCTTGGTGGGCCCCTCTTCCGACAAGGCCCTGACCTTCATGAAGGACCATTTCCTGATGGACGAGAAGGTGGCTCCCGTCCACGACCAGCCTCTGCTGGTGAAGGAGGACGTGAAGTACACCCGCATCGCAGTGCACCAAGCGCAGAAGCCCTGCGGGGCTGCCTGCACCGTCCTGTTCCTGGG
This window contains:
- the SEMA4A gene encoding semaphorin-4A, giving the protein MKPGRLPCLLGCFLMAAAAVGSKVVPRMTFQRGDPGREISAFSQEGILNYDTFLLSADGETLYVGGRDAILALNITSSPISLKGKIPWSPSPSKRRECVFKKKSNETECFNFIRILVQLNETHLYTCGTCAFSPTCAFIDVENFTLVTDAKGEPLLQEGKGLCPFDPRHQNTALIVGGELYTGTMNNFQGNEPVISRTLGSRTILKTDSFLSWLHDDAAFVASFNVPGPPGEEKIYFFFEETAKEFDFMEKLTVSRVARVCKNDVGGDKVLQKKWTTFLKAQLSCSQAGFFPHTVLKHVFALPQPRGGFLFYGIFASQWQNGNSGSSAVCAFSLDAIQKAFDGKYKELNKDCSRWTTYSGPAMDPRPGSCLVGPSSDKALTFMKDHFLMDEKVAPVHDQPLLVKEDVKYTRIAVHQAQKPCGAACTVLFLGTDRGSLHKAVVVGHRAHIIEEIQLFEKPEAVQNLLLVPEKGVLYVGYSEGILEVLVANCSVYATCASCLLARDPYCAWDGRLCRAVWEDTRNRTDWLQDVEQGKAEATCQRQSGKGRAMPKSRNDSDGVPLKVLSGPFNSMVRLSCPPVSALANYSWTYPEGSLPSQEGLTVRDHTGLLVFVHSRTLGEYACWASENGYRHRVAWYDVRSDLPMGGASSANGSPEHQAVPVGEWRSYWVQFVTVTVLLSMTLAVAMALGFFSYHDKLKAKTKVQGCSVPEPSRTPVQEKAPLNGSQSPPGDRNYQSQEATDGTKSCCVQVEGGSRAMDTDNNRLNCPLMNGEEARAVEAI